The genomic interval GTGATGCGTGTGAAGGAAGATAAATTCGCCTGACCAGCTGAAGGAGTACCCATTAACATCTGGTCCGTTGATTTGGGAAGGAAGCATCCGGACAATCTCCTCTTGTGGCGTGTCGGATTTGGGTTCAGTCAAGTTATGGATCTTAAGCGAAGCGATCTCCTCGAGATGGATGGGCACCGGCCAAAGATCATGTGTAATGCTGGACGAAGAAGCCGTGCGAATTATTCGAACTTTGAGGCCCTTTTTGTTATTGGAAACTGTCAGCATGGTCTTAGTTCAACAGTAGACTGAAGGAATAAACACCATGCATCATACTCTATTGGCAGTGTCGGAAGGAATGGCGATAAAACCCTCCACCATGCCCCTTCTTCTGCATGTAtagatgttgatgatgactgcAATTGTTTCTCTTTGGAGTTAGGAAACACCAAGTTTATAACCCCAAGATGATCTTCCAACACGTACagagcatcagcatcagacGTCGTGGCTGGATCAAACACTTTGCTCTGAtgctcctcttcttgttcgaCAGATCATAGACATACTCAACACCCCTAATATCAATATACTGAGCCTAGATCGTCCTTGAGGTCTCTAATTGCTGATTGGCACTTACAGCCCGGCGACTGCTAGGCCATAGCGCGTGAAGTCTGCCGATAGAATATTCCCGAACTAGATACGGGGCAATCATGAGACAAATCTCATATGGCAGAAAGCCCTAAATAATATCAATCTTTCTCGCAAtgacctcctccatcttctttgGTCGTCTCAAGTCATAAGACGACGTTGTCTGGAACGAGAACTCACAGCCCTGAAAGACTCAGGCGATGGGCAAGTCTTGCCTTTATGACCGAACGACTGGCCAGCATAGTCAAAACATCCCGCATGATAACCATTTGCCGCGCCTCTTAGGTTAGCCCGGTCATGAGTACAACTCAGACTAAAACAGGGTCTAAATTCCTCCCTCAGTTCCCCTCTGCCCGGTCGCCTGGACACCTCGTGCACGATGTTGGTTATCTCGTTTACAAACGGACGAGATACTCGGGAGCTTCCAGGAGCTGATATAGGTGTTAGCGATGTGTTCACTGTTGTTGCCTTCATTTTcaggctgctgctcatcTACCTGAAGCAACCATcatctcttcatcctcaatCGGGAATGTACAGAGTCGGCATCGTGGAGGGACACAGTGACCGACccactcatcatcctcaggATGATGGCTTCCACCATCGGATACGAAGCTGGATCCTTGTCGACGATGACATGTTGTTAGCAGATTGAAGGCGGATGAGAGAATAGAGGACATGGAAAGAAAGGTGAGAATGTCAATCTTCAAAATAAAGTTGGTTGAGGGAAGTGCAGGCAACCAAGACCTAGATGTCGAAGATATCAGTTATCCTGGGTGATGTACATATCCTCGCCTGCCACCTCATCCAAGCCACCGGCTTTGACACTGCCAAGGTGTAGCCTCCCCTCAGGTGTGTCCAAGACAAACTAGCCGCGGAGGCTGTGGTAGTCAATGAACTCGAAAATAAGAGCAAGGTAGACCGCCTTTTCCCGCTACCTAACTATTGTCTGTGTTTGTTGCCTACTTATTGTGTTGGCGAGGTGGAAATGAGAGCCCCACTTCTACAccactctcctcctgctcggtCTCATATTGCAATCAGTTCACATCGAGACAACCGCCGAAAAAACAAGGAGAATTCCACAATCTGCTTTTCTATTACTACCTAGATTTAGTAACTCCACGGTACGATATTACCacaaaaacagcaaaacATCACAAACTCCTAGTCCCATGCTTCCTGTGTTGAGTTTCAGGCCCTTGGTATCCTTAATCCCAGGTTATTCCAAAATCAGCCCGACAGAAGGAAATGTCCCACCCTAGATCCCTCTCTACCCATGACTGCTCTTCGACCCATGATCCTCTTCCCCAGTCTCACCGTACATCTCGCGCTAAAAACAAAGACACAGTAATCAGCAAATCATGTTCTCATTTCTTCATGTCCCCAACAAGCCCTCATTCTGGATGATGATaccgctcctcctcatcctccccctcctccgcctcagTCCCCTCACTGATCGCCCCCAtaataccaccaccaccacccgcaaccTGCACATACCCATACGCCAGGTCCGGCCCCAACACCTCCGTaggcggcagcagcggcgggtACTCTCTCGGCGGAGGGGCAGGAGGCAGCGGGGGCAACGGCCGGTCCAGCCTCAGAATCTCATCATAAGGGGACAAGGGATCAACGCCAAACTCATGGGAATGAAAGCCTACCATTGCCCTTGCCATCCAGGCCAGATCCTCCGCCCTCGTCGCCTCCGACGaccccccatccatctcacCCGACACCACAGCATTCTCATCCGTAGCAGCCGGCGAATAAAGTGACCTCACACtcttcaaactcctcccactGCTGCTCAACCCCCCCGGGCCCCGACTGCTGCTCGGTCGAGCAGTCACACTCGGCCTCCCCAAACTACTCGGCAACGACTTTGagctcccgccccccctctTGATAGTCGAATACCTCGACCCCGTCCAAACACTCgcactcccctcctccacactgCTCGCCATCTTCCCATACGCATAACTGCTCCTCTTCTCAaaatccgccgccgccaccgccgccgcaaccGCGCTCCGCCTCGGCCCGTAATCCGAACAAGAATAATGCCCCGGCGCCGACGACCCGTCCGGAATGTGAAACCTCTTGTCAAACCGCGAGACCGCATAGacatacaccaccaccagctcaaTCCCAAAATTAAAACAATAATACGGCGCCTTGCCGTGATACCAAGCCGGGTTGTTCACCGGCCTAGGATAATACGCAATCACCGCCCTGAAGATGgcccccgccgccagcaacaaaGCAGTAAACGTCAAAAGCGCAAACTTTGTCCGGAAgtgcccctccccaaacttgTCAATCTTGGTCCGTCTCGGTACAACCGCCGCCAGCGTCACCAACGGGATCGGCAAAAACGCAAAGACGGCCAGGTACGTCGCGCAAAACAGCTGAATGTTCCGATcaatcatcctcacccccgGGTCCTGCGTGAAAAAGCTCTGGACCGTCACGCTGATAACCATGACGAGCAACGCAATCAGACTCCCAAACAGGACCCTAAACAGCCAGGTGATGCTCTTGCTCCAGCCAAAAAAGGGATGATAGGCCCGGATGATTCTTTGCGCAAAAATcaggttggtgatgaacaAGATGAGCACCCCAGCCGCCGTGAAGATTTGCGAGGCAATCGCAACGTTGACGTCCCTCGGTT from Podospora pseudoanserina strain CBS 124.78 chromosome 6, whole genome shotgun sequence carries:
- a CDS encoding hypothetical protein (COG:S; EggNog:ENOG503NUNN); its protein translation is MSNSTYAAPTAPSTAPAAPAATGAGAPRIAGNGPFPPPTAASGGVPGLTPDIPICAIFLALFVAGAATNMTIFQRNRRRSYKFFFSVLLFGFCMARIVALSMRIVWASKPRDVNVAIASQIFTAAGVLILFITNLIFAQRIIRAYHPFFGWSKSITWLFRVLFGSLIALLVMVISVTVQSFFTQDPGVRMIDRNIQLFCATYLAVFAFLPIPLVTLAAVVPRRTKIDKFGEGHFRTKFALLTFTALLLAAGAIFRAVIAYYPRPVNNPAWYHGKAPYYCFNFGIELVVVYVYAVSRFDKRFHIPDGSSAPGHYSCSDYGPRRSAVAAAVAAADFEKRSSYAYGKMASSVEEGSASVWTGSRYSTIKRGGGSSKSLPSSLGRPSVTARPSSSRGPGGLSSSGRSLKSVRSLYSPAATDENAVVSGEMDGGSSEATRAEDLAWMARAMREMYGETGEEDHGSKSSHG